The Triticum aestivum cultivar Chinese Spring chromosome 7B, IWGSC CS RefSeq v2.1, whole genome shotgun sequence genome window below encodes:
- the LOC123159373 gene encoding protein FAR1-RELATED SEQUENCE 12-like: MSQAGGTTTAGGGGGGSVCLDSGEDKTKATTLQGETGQGEGKGEDAPISDEQDLNNANIEGWTRRERNRQGGASRKPSSDRCSQMEIALGNAGKIGQEVVFQPFKGMQFDSEKDAYKFFNAYSWEIGFGIKHGNKYINKNGFKTMQDLLCSCEGTHKKFNSRSSRTNCPVMVRLLRTEDDGWYYGEVVLEHNHELAASVGERRLWKCHKYVDSSMKDIVRHLRSNNVSLTKVYGVMADIHGSHDDVPFRKRSLKSMCASIAHECSQDDINKTLDLFTSMQAEETGFFFAVKTDEERRVSGLFWCHQKSRADYSCFGDAVTFDTTYKSNLYEMPVGLFVGVNNHYQCCLFGCVFLREETVESFKWAFETFLSAMDNKPPKTILTDQSRQMDLAIAHVMNSSKHVWCKWHVLKKMREKVGSMYRNGTPFRNDFNILINEMMTVEEFEKEWQEIMTHYGLEKIHFCIRFMIVVSNGPSLTSRETFVPKCAAHKEASA, translated from the exons ATGAGTCAGGCCGGTGGAACAACAACAGCAGGCGGTGGTGGAGGGGGTTCAGTTTGTCTGGATTCAG GCGAAGACAAGACTAAAGCCACCACATTACAAGGCGAGACAGGTCAGGGAGAAGGCAAGGGTGAGGATGCTCCTATCTCGGATGAGCAAGATCTTAACAATGCGAACATTGAAGGATGGACAAGGAGAGAACG GAATCGACAGGGCGGTGCATCCAGGAAACCAAGTTCAGACAGATGCAGTCAGATGGAGATAGCACTTGGGAATGCTGGGAAGATTGGGCAGGAAGTTGTTTTTCAACCATTTAAAGGGATGCAATTCGACTCAGAGAAGGATGCATACAAATTTTTCAATGCATATTCTTGGGAAATTGGTTTTGGTATCAAGCATGGCAATAAATACATAAACAAGAACGGATTCAAGACGATGCAGGACCTTTTGTGTTCATGCGAG GGAACTCACAAAAAATTCAACTCTAGGTCTAGTAGAACAAACTGCCCTGTGATGGTTAGATTGCTTCGCACAGAGGACGACGGATGGTACTACGGAGAGGTGGTATTAGAACACAACCACGAGTTGGCAGCTAGTGTAGGTGAAAGAAGGTTATGGAAGTGTCACAAGTATGTCGACTCATCTATGAAGGACATTGTTAGGCACTTGCGTTCTAACAATGTTTCACTGACCAAGGTATATGGGGTGATGGCTGACATTCATGGTTCACATGATGACGTTCCATTCCGTAAAAGGTCTCTCAAATCCATGTGTGCTTCCATAGCTCACGAATGTAGTCAAGATGATATCAATAAGACACTGGATTTATTCACAAGCATGCAGGCAGAAGAAACTGGATTCTTTTTCGCAGTTAAAACAGATGAGGAAAGAAGGGTGTCTGGTCTGTTTTGGTGTCATCAAAAGAGCAGGGCTGATTACAGTTGCTTTGGAGATGCCGTGACATTCGACACGACTTACAAGAGCAACCTCTATGAGATGCCAGTTGGACTATTTGTTGGAGTCAATAACCATTATCAATGCTGCCTGTTTGGTTGTGTTTTTCTGCGTGAAGAGACTGTAGAGTCATTCAAGTGGGCATTTGAAACATTCCTATCAGCAATGGACAACAAACCGCCAAAAACAATATTAACTG ACCAAAGCAGGCAAATGGATCTTGCTATTGCtcacgtgatgaattcatcaaAACATGTTTGGTGCAAATGGCATGTTttaaagaagatgagggagaaaGTAGGGAGCATGTACAGGAATGGTACTCCTTTTAGGAACGATTTCAACATTCTAATAAATGAGATGATGACAGTTGAGGAGTTCGAAAAGGAATGGCAGGAGATCATGACACATTATGGACTTGAAAAAATTCATTTTTGCATCAGGTTTATGATTGTCGTTTCAAATGGGCCAAGCCTTACCTCAAGGGAGACTTTTGTGCCAAAATGTGCAGCACACAAAGAAGCGAGTGCATGA